Proteins co-encoded in one Cytophaga hutchinsonii ATCC 33406 genomic window:
- the ilvB gene encoding biosynthetic-type acetolactate synthase large subunit — MKPKIKLRGAEYIVRIIELLDARDLFAYPGGAILPIYDALAYSSLNCVLVRHEQGASFMANGYARVTGRPGFCLATSGPGATNLVTGIADAYADSVPMVAITGQVALHLIGSDAFQETDITGICIPITKKTYLLTGLENAAEIFCEAYRVSVSGRPGPVLIDVPRSIQGEYVELDEDWESKFVKPEREVKNNFSDQDIAAAVELFKQAERPLILCGHGILLSKAWDELRTFVHRENIPAISTILGIGAMEHDDPLYFQWLGMHGMKYCNEAVQNADLIVAWGIRFDDRITGKLADFAPKAKVIHVDIDRSESSKNVPTNVFINGDLKTVIDRMPDTRTENNIRDRAAWLAKLNEWREEYPLQEADYSKFTQVAAIQLLDEMLDRSAVVATDVGQHQMWAAQYCQRLKPNHFLTSGGLGSMGFGLPAAMGAQAALPFNDVWCITGDGSFQMNMQEMVTCVQEKWPVKILILDNNYLGMVRQWQEQFYSKNYSGVNLLNPDFVMLAKACGMDSCYVDNTEDLKKAIQTATDHKGPYLIHAYVMKEENVLPMVAPGTSLSETIYYPAKAQTEKVTK; from the coding sequence ATGAAGCCTAAGATTAAATTAAGAGGAGCCGAGTACATTGTTCGCATCATTGAATTATTAGATGCACGTGATCTTTTTGCCTACCCGGGCGGAGCAATTTTACCTATCTACGATGCACTTGCATACAGTAGTTTAAATTGTGTACTCGTGCGTCACGAACAAGGAGCATCCTTCATGGCAAATGGTTATGCACGCGTTACAGGCCGTCCGGGCTTTTGCCTGGCAACATCTGGTCCGGGTGCTACCAATTTAGTAACAGGTATTGCTGATGCCTATGCAGATAGCGTGCCTATGGTTGCTATTACCGGACAGGTTGCATTGCATTTAATCGGCTCTGACGCGTTTCAGGAAACAGATATTACAGGTATCTGCATCCCGATCACGAAGAAAACATATTTACTTACAGGTCTGGAAAATGCTGCAGAAATCTTCTGCGAAGCATACCGCGTTTCTGTTAGCGGTCGCCCGGGCCCTGTATTGATCGATGTTCCAAGAAGCATTCAAGGAGAATATGTTGAATTGGATGAAGATTGGGAAAGCAAATTCGTGAAGCCGGAACGTGAAGTTAAAAACAATTTCTCTGATCAGGACATCGCAGCAGCTGTTGAACTGTTCAAGCAGGCGGAACGCCCGTTGATCTTATGCGGACACGGCATATTGCTGTCAAAAGCATGGGACGAATTGAGAACATTTGTACACCGCGAAAATATTCCTGCAATTTCTACCATCTTAGGTATTGGTGCTATGGAACACGATGATCCATTGTACTTCCAGTGGTTAGGTATGCATGGTATGAAGTATTGTAACGAAGCGGTACAGAATGCAGATTTGATCGTTGCATGGGGTATCCGTTTTGATGACCGTATTACGGGCAAGCTTGCAGACTTTGCACCAAAAGCTAAAGTAATACATGTTGATATAGACAGAAGTGAATCAAGTAAAAACGTTCCGACAAACGTTTTCATTAACGGCGATTTGAAAACCGTTATTGATCGCATGCCGGATACACGTACGGAGAACAACATTCGCGACAGAGCTGCCTGGTTAGCGAAGTTAAACGAATGGCGTGAAGAGTATCCGTTACAGGAAGCAGATTACAGCAAGTTTACACAAGTAGCGGCTATACAGCTGCTGGATGAAATGCTGGATCGTTCTGCGGTTGTTGCTACAGACGTTGGTCAACACCAGATGTGGGCAGCACAATATTGCCAGCGTTTGAAACCAAACCATTTCTTAACGTCAGGCGGACTGGGGTCTATGGGCTTTGGCTTACCGGCAGCTATGGGTGCACAGGCAGCGTTACCGTTTAACGATGTATGGTGTATCACAGGTGACGGTTCCTTCCAGATGAACATGCAGGAAATGGTTACGTGTGTTCAGGAAAAATGGCCTGTGAAGATCTTGATCTTAGATAACAACTATCTTGGAATGGTACGTCAGTGGCAGGAACAATTCTATTCTAAAAACTACAGTGGTGTAAACTTATTGAATCCGGATTTTGTAATGCTTGCAAAAGCATGCGGCATGGACTCCTGTTATGTAGACAATACAGAAGATTTGAAGAAGGCAATTCAAACTGCTACCGATCATAAAGGTCCGTATTTGATTCATGCATACGTAATGAAAGA
- the ilvD gene encoding dihydroxy-acid dehydratase, producing the protein MIIVSTELNKISKRLTQDPSQPASQAMMYGAGFTDEDMKKPIVGIGSTGFDGNTCNMHLNILAGQVKGSITRGGMVGLGFNTIGVSDGISMGTEGMRFSLVSRDVIADSIETICEAHYYDALVTVVGCDKNMPGALIAMARLNRPSIMVYGGTIHSGHYKGEKLNIVSAFEALGKKVAGTITEEDYQGVIKNACPGAGACGGMYTANTMASAIEAMGLTLPYSSTAPATSEKKKAETLALGKAMMHLLEKDIKPRDIMTFEAFENAIRVILVLGGSTNAVMHLIAIAKAAGVKLTIDDFQRIGNTTPLLADLKPSGKYMMEDMDAIGGVPSVMRLLAKHNLLHLDCMTVTGKTVGENLKEAQDLPTDQDLMYAWENPIKQTGHLQILYGNLAPQGSVAKITGKEGTYFEGPARVYDSEEAVNKGLEANEVKSGEVIVIRYVGPKGGPGMPEMLKPTALLMGLGLGNECALITDGRFSGGTHGFVVGHITPEATEGGMIGLVKNGDIIRIDAVNRVLEVKISEEEVTKRRAAWVKPAPRATSGVLYKYMKLVSSASEGCVTDN; encoded by the coding sequence TTGATTATTGTGAGTACAGAATTAAATAAAATAAGTAAACGTTTAACCCAGGATCCATCTCAGCCCGCATCTCAGGCAATGATGTATGGAGCTGGGTTTACAGACGAGGATATGAAAAAGCCAATCGTTGGTATTGGCAGTACAGGTTTCGATGGTAACACATGTAACATGCACTTAAATATCCTTGCCGGACAAGTTAAAGGCAGTATTACGCGTGGCGGTATGGTTGGACTTGGTTTCAACACGATCGGCGTAAGTGATGGGATTTCAATGGGTACAGAAGGGATGCGTTTCTCTCTTGTATCACGCGACGTAATTGCGGATTCAATTGAAACAATTTGTGAAGCTCATTACTACGATGCGTTGGTAACCGTTGTAGGTTGTGATAAAAACATGCCTGGCGCACTTATTGCAATGGCTCGCTTGAATCGCCCGTCAATCATGGTATACGGCGGTACAATTCACTCAGGTCACTACAAAGGCGAAAAACTAAACATCGTTTCAGCTTTTGAAGCATTGGGTAAAAAAGTAGCCGGCACAATCACTGAAGAAGATTACCAGGGTGTAATTAAAAATGCATGTCCGGGTGCGGGTGCCTGTGGTGGCATGTACACAGCAAACACAATGGCATCTGCAATTGAAGCAATGGGATTAACACTTCCTTATTCTTCAACGGCACCTGCAACAAGCGAAAAGAAAAAGGCAGAAACATTGGCGCTTGGCAAAGCAATGATGCATCTGCTGGAGAAAGATATCAAGCCGCGTGATATCATGACATTCGAGGCATTTGAAAATGCTATCCGTGTGATCCTGGTATTGGGTGGTTCTACAAATGCGGTAATGCACTTAATTGCAATTGCAAAAGCTGCGGGTGTTAAATTAACGATCGATGATTTTCAACGCATCGGTAATACAACACCGTTACTGGCAGATTTAAAACCAAGCGGCAAGTATATGATGGAAGATATGGACGCTATTGGCGGCGTACCTTCTGTAATGCGTTTGTTGGCAAAACATAATTTACTTCATTTAGATTGTATGACTGTAACAGGTAAAACTGTTGGAGAGAATTTAAAAGAAGCTCAGGATCTTCCTACGGATCAGGATCTGATGTATGCATGGGAAAACCCGATCAAACAAACAGGTCACTTACAGATTCTGTATGGCAATCTTGCACCACAAGGTTCTGTGGCAAAGATTACCGGTAAAGAAGGAACATACTTTGAAGGTCCTGCACGCGTGTACGACTCTGAAGAGGCTGTAAACAAAGGTTTAGAGGCTAATGAAGTAAAATCAGGTGAAGTAATTGTAATCCGTTATGTTGGTCCGAAAGGCGGCCCGGGCATGCCTGAAATGTTGAAGCCAACTGCTCTATTAATGGGCTTAGGTTTAGGCAACGAATGTGCCTTAATCACAGACGGACGTTTCTCTGGCGGTACACATGGTTTCGTAGTTGGCCACATTACACCGGAAGCAACAGAAGGGGGTATGATTGGCCTTGTAAAAAATGGCGACATCATCCGTATTGATGCAGTAAACAGAGTCCTAGAAGTTAAAATTTCCGAGGAGGAAGTAACCAAACGCCGTGCGGCATGGGTAAAACCTGCGCCAAGAGCTACATCCGGCGTGTTATATAAATACATGAAATTAGTATCTTCTGCATCTGAGGGATGCGTTACCGATAATTAA